The Macellibacteroides fermentans genome includes the window TTATCCACAAATAATGAGATTATATCGCCGTCTGCATCGTAATTAAAGAACCGCCGTATGCCGAACGGCATGTACGGTGGTGGGAGAGGTCGGAAAACAAAAGTAGGAAGAAAACTACTTTTGTTTTCCTCCTACTCGATTTATATAGGTTTATATGTATCAGCAATAACATGAAAGATGAAGTCACAGTTTTTATATAAGGGAGTATTTCGCTCCCTTTTTTAGTTAAGTGAATATTGTCTGTGAATAAGAAATAACTATCTTTGTGAAATGCCAATATTTAATCTATTAATATAAAGAGATTTATAATGAATACCGATGTGAAAAAACTTAATGCTGTAACAGCAGTTGTATTGGGAGCAAGTGGAAGAGGAAAACTTTATGGAGATTATTCGCTGGAACACCCCGAAGATTTATTGATTGTAGGAATTGCGGAACCTGTGCCTTTACGAAGGGAAATGTATGGAGATAAGTACCATGTTCCAGTAGAGAACCGGTTGGCAACCTGGGAGGAAATGCTTGCTAGACCCAAATTTGCAGATGCAGTGATTATTGCCACTCCGGATCACCTGCATTACGCACCTTGTATGAAAGCGTTGGAGCTGGGATACGATATCTTATTAGAAAAACCAATCGCACAAACCGAAGAAGAATGCCGAAAGCTGGTGGATTATGCCCGCCAGACCGGTAAAATAGTGGGACTTACCCATGTGTTACGCTATTCTCCTTACTTTTTGATGCTTAAGGAGATGGTTGACAGCAAAAAAATTGGTGATTTGGTAAGTATTCAGCACTTCGAGCCGGTTGATCATGTGCACATGAGCCATTCGTATGTACGGGGAAGCTGGAGAGATTCCAAGGCCAGTACCCCATTGGTATTGGCTAAATCAAGTCATGATCTGGATATATTACATTGGATTGTAGGTAAACCATGTAAGAAAGTAGTTGCTTTCGGCGATTTAGCACACTTCAAGGCTGCTAATGCACCTCAAGGAGCTCCACAACGTTGCACAGACGGTTGTCCGGTTGAAGCAGACTGCCCGTTTTCTGCATTAAAAATATATTACCGCGACCGTACCTGGCTTTATGTTTTTGATCTGCCCGTGGATCCGGATAAGCAGGGAGACGTTATTCTCGAAAATCTTAAAAATGGTAACTACGGAAAGTGTGTATATCATTGCAATAATAATCAGCCCGATCATTACACAATGCTTCTGGAATTTGATGGTGGAGTGACGGTTAATTTCTCCATAGAGGCTTTCACATCCTACAGTGGCAGACGTACCCGGATTATGGGAACTCGTGGAGACATAGTGGGAGATATGGAACAATTTGTACACACTGATTTTGCTTCCGGTAAATCTGTAACCTATGATGCCCACGCGATGGATGCCCTCAATTACGAAGGTGTAGGACATGGGGGAGGAGATACCGGTATGATCAGGGATTGGATTGAGGCTGTACGTAAACAAGATTCTTCATTGATGTCTACACCACTGGAAGATTCGCTGGAAAGTCACCTTATTGCTTTTGCTGCCGAGCGTAGCCGGGCAAAGGATAAGATTGTCTACCTGCGCCCTTTGAAGCATTATTTAGGCCTTTAATGGTGAAATAAAGTTAAATATAGCGAATTTGAGCTGCAAATGTATGTTGTACAACATAAATACCTTATCTTTGCACTGTGTTTTTCATGGTATTAGATTTAAGGTTAGCAATGAAGATTGGTTGTCGGGATGACAACCTTTTCTTTTTTTATACAGATTTATACAGAATCCACCATCTTTTTCTCCTTTTTAATCGAACGTTTAAAGGATATCGCAAAATAATATTACTTTTGTAGATACATTTTAGAATTTAAACGATAAAGTTGTGGAAAAAAAAATCAAATTACGTGTTCAGGGATTAACTAACAGTCAGGTTCAATCAGGAGCTTATGCATTAATACTAGCAGAAGAAGATGGCAATCGCCGTATTCCTGTGATTGTAGGAACTCCCGAAGCCCAATCGATTGCTATTGCTCTCGAGTATATTACTCCCCCCCGTCCATTAACGCACGATTTATTTGTAAGTTTTGCTACTGCTTTTGATATAAAACTGAAAGAAGTTTATATATATAAATTTGAAGAAGGCATTTTCTATTCAGAGTTACTGTTTACAGACGGTAAACGAGAGATTCCGGTAGATTCTCGTACATCGGATGCAATAGCCATCGCTTTACGAGCTAAATGTGATATTTATGTATCTGAATCGATCATGATTGAAGCCGGAGTTGTACTGGATGAAGATGTAGAAGATAATGCTGATGAAGATTTTGAAGACGACGACGATGACCTGATGGCTATGGATCCGGATGAGATAAAGGATGATGAAGCCCTGAAAAGATGGTTGGGATTAATTGATGACGAAGAATTAAACAAACGTCTTGAAGAGGCAGTGCAGGATGAAAATTACGAGCATGCCAAAATGTATCAGGATGAGATACGTCGCCGTAAAAAGGATAAGGAAGAAACCGAATAAACAAAACATGTATGGTCGCATCAACCGGCGGATTTGGAATTGAATCGCTCCTGCGAGGTGTAGTAGGCATTATAACAGTGCTTGCAGTTTCATATTTAATGAGCTCAAACCGTAAAAAAATTGACTGGAAACTGGTGGGAAGCGGACTCCTGATTCAGTTTGTCCTGGCATTATCCGTTCTTTATGTACCTTTTGTAGGTACACTCTTCGAGCTCCTTGGCAAAGCATTTATCAAGTTGATGGACTTTACGCAAGCCGGTGTTGGTTTTCTTTTAGGCCCGTATGCGACAAAAAGCAATGGATTTATCTTCCTTATACATTCGATGCCGGTTATCATTTTCTTTACAGCCATCGTTTCTTTATTTTATCATTGGGGAATTATCCAGCGTGTAGTTGGTGCATTCTCCTGGGTACTCAGAAAATTTATGAATGTATCCGGTGCCGAAGGGCTGGTTGTTTCGGGTAATATTTTTATGGGAATGACCGAGTCGCCTGTATTGATCAAGAATTATCTGCCCTCAATGAATCGTTCCGAAATATTTCTGGTAATGGTTGCAGGGATGGGTACGATAGCCGGTTCGGTGATGGCAACCTATATCGGGATGCTTTCTGGAGGAGATCCGGCTGCTCGTTTGCTTTTTGCCAAACATTTATTGTCGGCTTCGGTGATGGCTGCCCCCGGCTCTATTGTAATTGCCAAGATGTTATGTCCGCAAACCGAGCCGGTTACCGAACAGGAGGTGAAGGTTTCTTTAGAGAATCAACATCACAATATATTGGAAGCATTGGCCTCGGGTACTTCGGTTGGAATAAAATTGGTAGTAAACATTGCGGCGATGCTGTTGGTGTTTATTTCTATGGTTGCACTTCTGAATTATGTATCAGAAGGACTTATAGGGAAATACACCGGACTAAATGATTGGGTGGTATCCGTTACCGATGGCAAGCAGCAGGGTTTCACATTTCAATTTATCTTAGGAATAATCCTCTCTCCATTTATGTGGTTGATAGGTGTGCCTTTTGATGATATGATGCTGGTAGGTTCCTTATTGGGGCAGAAAACAATTCTGAATGAATTTGTTGCCTATTTTCAGTTGCAGCAATGGAAAGATGCCGGGTTATTTGTATATGAAAAGTCCATAATCATGTCGACCTACATCCTTTGCGGATTTGCTAATATATCATCCATCGGTATACTTTTAGGAGGACTTGGAGTTCTTACTCCCAATAAACAAAATTTGATAAGCAAACTAGGAATTCCAACCATGATCGGCGGAGCTTTGGTTTCCATAATGTCGGCAACTATGGTAGGAATGATTTTAGGATAAAAGAGATTTATGCAAATATTTTATACGCCGGACATAGCTGTAAATACAGAGTTGCCGGATGAAGAAGGGCAGCATGCCATTCGAGTACTCCGGCTAAACGAAGGAGCCGAAATACTACTTACAGACGGTAAAGGAACATTTTATAAAGCTGCCATTGCTGTTGCCAACGCTAAGCATTGTCGTGTTGATATACTTGAACAATGGTCGCCAGGCAAACTATGGGACTTTACATTGCATATAGCCGTTGCCCCAACCAAAAATATGGATAGGCTGGAATGGTTTGCAGAAAAAGCAACCGAGATAGGTATTGATGCCATAACCTGTTTAAATTGCCGCTATTCGGAACGTAAGGAGGTAAAGCCGGCCCGTATCGAGAAGATACTGGTTAGTGCTATGAAGCAATCGCAAAAAGCAACATTACCAGTATTAACCGGAATGACCGACTTTAAGACGTTTGTTTCTCAACCATTCGACGGACGCAAATTTATTGCTCATTGTAATGAGGGCGAAAAGCCATTGATAAAACAGATCTATAATCCGGGAGAATCTGCCCTGGTCCTGATCGGACCCGAAGGCGATTTCAGTCCGGAAGAGGTTACATTGGCACTGCATAACGGCTTTGAACCAATATCTTTAGGAGAGAGCCGACTCAGAACGGAGACTGCCGCTCTTGTAGCCTGTCATACCTTGCATGTACTAAATCAATAAACGCTTGCGTTGACAGGCCGGATAAGAGCGTAATCTCCATTACCGGACATTGTTAATGGAGTTCTTTACGGTGTCGTGTTTTGTTTTAAGCACCGAGCTGATCGAATATGTTTTTCCCTCAATTTGAATCGTTCCTTCTACTTTATAGGTCTGGGGGGCTACTTTTACCATTTGTCTTGTAAGCGAAACGGGAAAAAGTTCTTTGCTGTCCGTATTCATCTCTTTTTTCTGAAGCCCTTGGTTTACCTTTTCACCAAAGGTGGCTCCCTGGGTTTGTTTGGGAACCGTTACGTTCATCGAGATACGGTTGGGCATGGAGTTGTTTGTATTTATACTTTCCGCTTCAATGTTTAGCCAAAGATTTTCAGGAATGAGGGCTATCACCTTTTCTCCGTTTTCATTTTCAACAATTATACCGTAGGTTTGCATGGTTTGGCTTGAAAACTCTTTGGTAATTGTAATGGGCTTATGTTGTCGTTTTCCGGTAGCCATGCCGCTGGCGTGATCGCGGGCGGTTACTATCTTCAAGTCATTTCTGAAGAGGTTTTCCTGCTCTTGATTATCAAATGCCCATTCGATTACTACCGGTTCCAACTCGATAACTTCGAAAACGATTTTGGGAACATTCTCTTTGTCCAACATTCCATCGCAATCGTTGTCCCGTCCGTCAAAATCCGCCTTTTGGCCCATTTGGCGGGAGGTCTGTTCCATATTCGTACTCTTTCCAATCGCTTTCGAAAGCGTGTTTTGCGGATAAACGTACAAGCTACCCAGCAACAAAATAATCGTTATGCTCAAAGTTTTCATAATACCGTGCATGAATTGTTAATTAATTGGGTGCATATTCTCTTATATATTATGTATAACAATTCCGCTGATCATTTGGATTGAATTACCTCCTCCAAAAATACAGAAGGGTGTTTTTACATCGGTAACATCAGGGAGGTCAGATATAGTTTTTACTTAAATTAATGACTCCGGACAAATTGCTAAGAGTATAATAATTAGCCACTTTATTTGGAGAACCATTTAAAATAGGTTAGATTTGTAACTTCCGGTTAACTTTATATTGCTAGTATGATAACACGTAGAGATTTCTTAAAGATGGCAGGTACGGCCTCTGTTGTGGGAGCGCTTAAGCCTGATTTTGCATTTGCTGATGTGATGAATACTTTTTCGGAGGTTAATAAACTCCCCAGGTGGAGAGGTTTTAATTTGCTTGATTTCTTTTCGCCGGTGAAACGGGGACCTAATGATAGGAACGCATCTCTGACTACCGAAAATGATTTTAAATGGATGGCCGACTGGGGTTTTGATTTTGTTCGTATTCCGATGGCATACCCCTCATATCTGCAGTTTGATCCTAAAGGCGATCCTAACAAACGAATTACAAAAGAGGAGGTTCTTCTGTTTGATGAATCTGCCATCGAAAGAGTAGATCATCTGATAACAAAAGCAAACCAGCACGGCTTACATGTAAGTCTGAATCTCCACCGCGCTCCCGGTTTTTGCATCAATGCGGGTTTTCATGAGCCCTATAATTTGTGGCGTGATAAAGAAGCGCAGAAAGCTCTGTATGCCCATTGGGAAATGTGGGCCAAGCGGTATAAAGGTATTTCGTCCAAACTACTTAGTTTTGATTTATTGAACGAACCCTGTGCTCCGGTGGACATGAACGACCAGCACACCCAGAAGCCTCCGGTAGACGGAGCTATTTACAGACAAGTTGCCGAAGGTTGCCTGCGTGTAATTAAAGAGCAGAACCAAAGCAGGCTAGTTGTTGCCGACGGGAATGGAGGCGGCTCGTTTGTTGTTCCGGAGCTGACAGATCTACCTTTGGCACAAAGTTGCCGTGGTTACTATCCTCATTATATATCTCATTACCGGGCTTCGTGGGTTTGGAAAAATCCGGACGATTCGCCTGCGGTTGAATGGCCCGGAGTAATTAACGGCGAAACATTTAACAGGGAGGTGTTGCAGGCTTTTTACAAACCCTGGCTCGATCTGGCAAAAAGCGGAGTTGGAGTTCATTGCGGCGAGTGCGGTTGTTATCGCGAAACACCCCACGACGTATTTCTTCGTTGGTTTGAAGATCAGCTAAGTATCTTTACAGAGCATCAGATTGGTTACGCATTATGGAATTTCCGTGGCGATTTTGGTATCCTCGACTCTAAGCGAAAGGATGTGAAATACAAAGACTGGTACGGTCATCAGTTGGATGAGAAAATGCTTCAGCTGTTACAAAAATATTGACTCCAACAGAAAGAATGGTCTTTGAATAGATTCAAGCGCCTTTATTGGGTTAGCACACCAATATTTTGATGAGAATGATAATAAAAGAGGGATGTTTCATGTAATGGAAATATCCCTCTTTATTATTATATTTAATAGTTATGCGTTCTTTTCAATTTTCGTTATACATTCAACGTATGTTTTTATATACGAATAGATAAGCAACTGCTGCAAGGGTTAAAGCTGCAATAGCAATATACATAAATAGGACAAGTGCGTATGGCATATTATAAAATCGGGAAAACTCTCTCTTCTTATTGTATTTCTCTATAATTCTGCTATATCTTTCATTATATCGATAATAAAAATACAATAATCCAACAAATGAAAAGCTAAATATTATCTTAGAGAACGTTCCCAAATGATAATTTTCAATATGAAATAGCTTGATAACAATTATACAAAGAGATACCAGATTCGAGGCAAGACAAAATGCGACAGGAAAAACTCCACCTAAGATTGGTATATCAGCATAATTCCGACTTTTTATACCTTGTTTATAAGCCGCATAAAAAAGAAAATCGTAAAAAAACATTTTAGTTTACTTATTTAGATTGTTTAAGTATCCATACAAATCACCACCCTCTATATGAATTGTTTTACAAATGTATGAAAACCATATATTAAACATAAAGTTCTTCGGTAATTCTTCTCTAAAAAGCAAAAAATGCATAGGCTCTCTGTACAATTGTTTATGTTTTTGAAACATTATTTTCGTTGGCGAACAAAATGGAAATGGGTATGATTTTGCTTATTGATGCAACGTTTTTAGCGGATAATGCATCCTAATGGGTGTATGTTAAATTAAACGCAATAAAATGAAAGTAAATTTATCTGTTATTACCCTGAGTTTGGGGTTGCTAATTTTAGCACCCGGATGTTCAACATCCAAAATGAAGAACAATACTGCAATTGAAGGTCGCGAATGGAGTTTGGTTTCCGTACAATCTAAAGATGGTTCAACCAAACTTACTCCGGCTGAAGACCAGCAGCCCACGCTTTCGATATTGCAGGGAAGGGTGAGTGGCTCTGCCGGTTGTAACCGAATTATGGGTTCGGTCGTTGTTGAAGGTAATAAGCTGAAATTCGATAAAGTAGCAACAACCATGATGCTTTGTCCGGACGCTATGAACCTGGAAGATGCCGTGCTTAATGTATTTGGACTGGCCAACAACTATAAGGTTACTGGTACAACGCTCGAACTTAAGAAGGATTCTGAAGTTCTTGCTGTATATAAGATCAAATAAATTATACAGCGTTCATTGCTAAGCAGTGCTTTATCTAAATTCCTTAAGGGAAGTAATAGTTAGCCTGCGATGAACTAATTATTTGCTAACGAATACTTATTCGTTTGACAGCTGTTGAATGCAAGTTCAACAGCTGTGTACTTTGCGTTCAACAGCTGACAAACGCAAAGTACACAATTGTTGAATGAATAGTTCTCCTAAGAGAAGAAAATAAAAGTCTTAAGAGGAGGAACTAATTGATAGGGAGAAATCTATAGTTGCTCACTAGTGGGGCTTGAGAAGTGGTATTGTGTTACGAAATCGGCTTCAGCTCCATGATTGGGGGATGTGATAGATGACACATGCTGACAGATGTAAAAACGCCATCTGTCATTGGTTATATCTCTGCCATTCAGGTGGTTGGGTGATAAAAATGATAAATGACACTTAGTTTTGCGAAAATCAGAAATAAAATGAGAGGCTGAACCTTTTTTTAAGTGTTCAGCCTCTCTATCTATTTTAAGTATGTCTGGTTTGCTTACAGCGCCATTTGTATTATTCCCACTCGATTGTTGCGGGAGGTTTAGAGCTGATGTCGTAAACAACGCGGTTTACACCTTTTACCTTGTTTATGATTTCGTTCGAAACTTTAGCAAGGAAATCGTAAGGAAGCTGAGCCCAGTCGGCCGTCATGGCATCGGTGGAAGTTACAGCACGTAAAGCGATTGTATAATCGTATGTACGCTCGTCGCCCATTACACCTACCGAACGAACCGGCAGCAAGATAGAGCCAGCCTGCCAGATCTTATCGTACAATCCCCATTCGCGCATCAATGAAATATAGATATCATCGGCATTCTGAAGGATTTCGATCTTCTCTGGAGTGATTTCGCCCAATACACGGATTCCAAGTCCCGGTCCCGGGAATGGATGACGTTTAATTAGGTTTGGCATCATACCCAGCTCGTTGCCCACACGACGAACTTCGTCTTTAAACAACAGTCGCAATGGTTCAACCAATTTAAGTTTCATGGTATCGGGCAGACCACCTACGTTATGGTGACTCTTAATTACCGTTCCGGTGATTGAAAGAGATTCGATCACGTCCGGATAAATAGTTCCTTGTCCCAGCCACTTGATATCTTTAAGCTTCTTGGCCTCTTCGTCGAATACGTCGATAAAGCCTTTACCAATAATCTTACGTTTTTGTTCAGGATCGGTTACGCCATGCAGTTCGCGGTAGAATTTTTCTTTCGCATTAACACCGATAACATTAAGTCCCAGGTGTTCGTAATCGTCCATCACCTTTTCAAATTCATTTTTACGGAGCAAACCGTGGTCAACGAATATACAGGTAAGGTTTTTTCCGATCGCCTTGTTAAGCAGAACAGCCGTTACAGAAGAATCCACACCGCCCGACAATGCCAGAATCACTTTGTCGTCTCCCAATTGTTTTTTCAAATCGGCCACAGTAGACTCGATGAAAGAAGCCGGAGTCCAGTCTTTTGCACATCCGCAGATAGAAAGGAAGTTGTCCAGAATCTTAGTACCGTCTGTAGTATGGAATACTTCCGGATGGAACTGTACACCCCAGGTCTGCTCGCCTTCAATGTGATATGCTGCAGCCGGAACGTCGTTTGTGCTGGCTACAATTTTGAATGAAGAGGGAAGAACCGTAATGGTATCTCCGTGCGACATCCAAACCTGCGAACCTGCTTCAATACCCTTTAATAATGGGTCGTTGCCGTTAATAGAACCAAGATTAGCCCGACCGTATTCACGAGAGTCGCCCGATTCTACTTTTCCGCCCGATGTATATGCTAAGAATTGTGCGCCATAGCAAATGCCAAGTACCGGGTATTTCCCTCTGATTCCAGATAAATCGGCCTTAAACGCTGTTTCGTCATTTACCGAGTAAGGGCTACCTGAAAGAATCACCCCTTTCACGTCCGATGCATCTTCCGGGAAATGGTTGTAGGGAACAATCTCACAATACATATTTAACTCTCTGAGTCTGCGTCCGATCAGCTGAGTTGTTTGCGAGCCAAAATCAAGAATAATAATTTTCTCGTGCATGCAATAAGTGTTTAATTGAGTGGCGCAAAGTTAGCAATAAAAAATGATACCATAAAAACTCCTTTACCACAAATTAAAGCTAAGGTTGGAAGCAATTGTTAACAAGTCCTTAAAAATGTGTAAATATAAGGCAAAAGAGTTTTCTGCAATGGATTAAAGTGTACCTTTGCATGATCTTTTTAGTGACTCTTATAACGAACTATGGATACAGAAAAGAAAGAGATTAAACGAATCAATAAGCTTACTTTGCTTATAATGGCTGTGGTTGTGTTGTTGTTGCTTGTAGCAGGTGGTGGATATTATATATATAACCAAAAACAACAGATGAGTGAGATGACGCAAGCGTTTGTGCTTGAAAAGGAATCCCTCGAAGACGAGTTTAATGATCTGTCTCTTCAGTACGAAGGGTATAAGTTCAGTGTAGGGAACGACTCCCTGCTTTCCCTGCTGTCTACAGAGCAGGGCAAGGTTCAGCGTCTGCTTGAAGAGTTGCGTACCGTTAAGGCTACCAATGCCAGCCGTATCAATCAGCTTAAAAAAGAATTGGAAACATTACGTAAGGTAATGCGCAACTATGTAATCCAGATTGACTCATTGAATACCGCCAATCAAATTCTGAAAGAAGAAAACAAGCAGGTAATTAAAAAATACGAGCAGGTTTCAAGTTCGGCTACCAAACTAAAGGAAGAAAAAGAGAAACTGGCAGAACGTGTTACATTGGCTTCACGATTGGATGCTACCGATATATCGGTTACCCCAACCAACAGTCGTGGAAAGAAGATGACTAAGATTAAACGGATGGAACAGTTTGTTATTAACTTTAAACTGGCCAAAAATATAACAGCTCCTGTTGGCGAAAAGGTAGTTTACCTCCGTATAATGAAACCGGACGACGATGTATTGGTGAAAAGCCGTGCAGATGTGTTTGTGTTTGAAAACAAAGAGATCAATTACTCCATAAAGAAACTGGTTGAATACGAAGGCGAAGATTTGCCGATAACCGTGTACTGGAAGATAGAGGAGTTTCTTTCGCCGGGTACTTACCGGGTGGATGTGTTTGCCGACGGCAATCATATCGGAAAGAAAACCTTTGTACTGGAGGAGTAGTTACGATGAATCCTACCGATCCTTTCGTACAACTGTATGGGCATCTGGATGCAGCTCTGCTGGCCGACGAACAGTTTGTAAGCGAGTTTAAGAACAGCGCCACATTGCTTAAGGTACAAAAAGGAGATTACCTTCTCAGAGCGGGTGAGGTCTGCTCTGAGGGTTACTTTATAAATAAAGGCCTGTTTCTGCACCTGTTTATCAACGATCAGGGCAACGAGAGTGTGATGGGATTTTCCGTAGATAATTTCTATCCCTTTCTTTCTTCCATTTCCTACTTTACCCAAACGCCTTCCGATTTCGAGATTCTGGCAATGGAAGATGCCGAGCTGATCTGTATCTCGCGGACCCAGATAGAAATGTTATCGTCCCGATATCCATTGTTCGCCTCTTTCTATCAGCGGGTGATGATGATGGTTATTTCCAAGATCTATACAATGTATGCAGCCCGCCAATCCCACACGGCAGAAGGGTTTATGGAATACCTTTACAATGAATACATATGGATTGTAAACAGAGTTCCAGATAAGTATATCGCCCGTTTTATGGGTATCAGCAATGCCTGGTACTGCAAGCTCAAGAAACGTCTTTTCGATTCGGGCAAGGTTTAACACCCTCCAATAACTCTCTTTATTGCACCATTTTATCCGAAATTGAATTACTTCAATTTATTCTATCCCGCAATCAAGTAATTTTGCGGCGGAATATGTATATTTGAACAATTAGAATAAAATTTGAATGAAATGAAAAGAGCCTTTGTATTGTCATTAGCATTATTGGCCTCTGCCTTCGTGTACGGTCAGCGTACACTTACGCTTGATGAGTGCAGGAGTCTGGCCATTCAAAACAACAAAGAATTACAGATAGCCGGCGAGAAGGTGCGTGTTGCAGGTTACGATAAACAGGCGGCGCTGACCAAGTATTTTCCGCAGGTTTCCGCAATGGGTACCTACATGCGGAATCAGAAAGATATCAATTTGCTGGATGATAAGACGGTTGCCGGTCTGGGTAAATTGTTGCCCATCGATGTAGGTGCGTTTACCCATCTTGACATTCAGGATGTTTGGTTGGGTAATGTCTCGCTGGTACAACCGGTATTTATGGGTGGTAAGATAATCGCCTATAACCAGATTACAAAGTATGCCAAGGAGTTGGCCCAGTCCATGAACGACCTGAAGCTGCAGGATGTAATCTATAAAACAGACGAAGCATACTGGCAGGTGGTTTCGCTGGTTAACAAGAAGAAGTTGGCCGATTCGTATGTTTCCCTTCTCCGCAAAATGGATACTGATGTTCAGGCTTTGATAGAGGAGGGGGTAGCTACACAGGTAGATGGAATGTCTGTGCGTGTAAAGCTGAATCAGGCTGAGATGGCGCAGACCAAAGTAGATAATGGGTTGGCTCTTTCGCGTATGGCGTTGGCACAGTTATGTGGATTGCCACTGGAAGAGTCGCTTGCATTGGCCGACGAAAATATTGAATCGCTGCCCGAAAGCGCCTCTTCATCAGGTTCTTTTAGTGTGGAAGAGGCCTTTATAAACCGCCAGGAGCTTAAGAGCCTGGATTATGCTGTGCGTATTTATAAAAAGAAAGAAAAGATTGCTTTGGCCGAACATTTGCCCAGCGTAGCGCTTACGGCAAATTACCTGGTAACCAATCCGAATTCGTTTAATGGCTTCAAAAATGATTTTGGTGGTATGTTTAATGTAGGTGTAGCGGTTCAGGTTCCTATATCCGGATGGTGGGAAGGCACATACAAACGGAATGCTGCCCGGGCGGAGACTCACATTAAGCAACTGGAGCTGGATGATGCAAAGGAAAAAATAGAGCTGCAGGTAAATCAATCGGTCTACAAGGTGAACGAAGCCGGTAAAAAATTAACAGCCTCGTCCCGCAATAAAGAAAAGGCCGAAGAAAATCTGCGTCATGCTACCATCGGTTTCGAAGAAGGAGTTATTCCTGCCCTTAATCTCATGGAGGCACAGACAGCCTGGGTAGAGGCTCAGTCTGATTTAATTGATGCACAGATAGAGGTTAAACTTACCGATGTATATTTGTCAAAGGCCCTTGGACGGCTATCTTCAACTACAAATAATAAATGATAAAA containing:
- a CDS encoding Gfo/Idh/MocA family protein, with product MKKLNAVTAVVLGASGRGKLYGDYSLEHPEDLLIVGIAEPVPLRREMYGDKYHVPVENRLATWEEMLARPKFADAVIIATPDHLHYAPCMKALELGYDILLEKPIAQTEEECRKLVDYARQTGKIVGLTHVLRYSPYFLMLKEMVDSKKIGDLVSIQHFEPVDHVHMSHSYVRGSWRDSKASTPLVLAKSSHDLDILHWIVGKPCKKVVAFGDLAHFKAANAPQGAPQRCTDGCPVEADCPFSALKIYYRDRTWLYVFDLPVDPDKQGDVILENLKNGNYGKCVYHCNNNQPDHYTMLLEFDGGVTVNFSIEAFTSYSGRRTRIMGTRGDIVGDMEQFVHTDFASGKSVTYDAHAMDALNYEGVGHGGGDTGMIRDWIEAVRKQDSSLMSTPLEDSLESHLIAFAAERSRAKDKIVYLRPLKHYLGL
- a CDS encoding bifunctional nuclease family protein — translated: MEKKIKLRVQGLTNSQVQSGAYALILAEEDGNRRIPVIVGTPEAQSIAIALEYITPPRPLTHDLFVSFATAFDIKLKEVYIYKFEEGIFYSELLFTDGKREIPVDSRTSDAIAIALRAKCDIYVSESIMIEAGVVLDEDVEDNADEDFEDDDDDLMAMDPDEIKDDEALKRWLGLIDDEELNKRLEEAVQDENYEHAKMYQDEIRRRKKDKEETE
- a CDS encoding NupC/NupG family nucleoside CNT transporter encodes the protein MVASTGGFGIESLLRGVVGIITVLAVSYLMSSNRKKIDWKLVGSGLLIQFVLALSVLYVPFVGTLFELLGKAFIKLMDFTQAGVGFLLGPYATKSNGFIFLIHSMPVIIFFTAIVSLFYHWGIIQRVVGAFSWVLRKFMNVSGAEGLVVSGNIFMGMTESPVLIKNYLPSMNRSEIFLVMVAGMGTIAGSVMATYIGMLSGGDPAARLLFAKHLLSASVMAAPGSIVIAKMLCPQTEPVTEQEVKVSLENQHHNILEALASGTSVGIKLVVNIAAMLLVFISMVALLNYVSEGLIGKYTGLNDWVVSVTDGKQQGFTFQFILGIILSPFMWLIGVPFDDMMLVGSLLGQKTILNEFVAYFQLQQWKDAGLFVYEKSIIMSTYILCGFANISSIGILLGGLGVLTPNKQNLISKLGIPTMIGGALVSIMSATMVGMILG
- a CDS encoding 16S rRNA (uracil(1498)-N(3))-methyltransferase, which gives rise to MQIFYTPDIAVNTELPDEEGQHAIRVLRLNEGAEILLTDGKGTFYKAAIAVANAKHCRVDILEQWSPGKLWDFTLHIAVAPTKNMDRLEWFAEKATEIGIDAITCLNCRYSERKEVKPARIEKILVSAMKQSQKATLPVLTGMTDFKTFVSQPFDGRKFIAHCNEGEKPLIKQIYNPGESALVLIGPEGDFSPEEVTLALHNGFEPISLGESRLRTETAALVACHTLHVLNQ
- a CDS encoding glycoside hydrolase family 5 protein translates to MITRRDFLKMAGTASVVGALKPDFAFADVMNTFSEVNKLPRWRGFNLLDFFSPVKRGPNDRNASLTTENDFKWMADWGFDFVRIPMAYPSYLQFDPKGDPNKRITKEEVLLFDESAIERVDHLITKANQHGLHVSLNLHRAPGFCINAGFHEPYNLWRDKEAQKALYAHWEMWAKRYKGISSKLLSFDLLNEPCAPVDMNDQHTQKPPVDGAIYRQVAEGCLRVIKEQNQSRLVVADGNGGGSFVVPELTDLPLAQSCRGYYPHYISHYRASWVWKNPDDSPAVEWPGVINGETFNREVLQAFYKPWLDLAKSGVGVHCGECGCYRETPHDVFLRWFEDQLSIFTEHQIGYALWNFRGDFGILDSKRKDVKYKDWYGHQLDEKMLQLLQKY
- a CDS encoding META domain-containing protein, with the translated sequence MKVNLSVITLSLGLLILAPGCSTSKMKNNTAIEGREWSLVSVQSKDGSTKLTPAEDQQPTLSILQGRVSGSAGCNRIMGSVVVEGNKLKFDKVATTMMLCPDAMNLEDAVLNVFGLANNYKVTGTTLELKKDSEVLAVYKIK
- the guaA gene encoding glutamine-hydrolyzing GMP synthase — encoded protein: MHEKIIILDFGSQTTQLIGRRLRELNMYCEIVPYNHFPEDASDVKGVILSGSPYSVNDETAFKADLSGIRGKYPVLGICYGAQFLAYTSGGKVESGDSREYGRANLGSINGNDPLLKGIEAGSQVWMSHGDTITVLPSSFKIVASTNDVPAAAYHIEGEQTWGVQFHPEVFHTTDGTKILDNFLSICGCAKDWTPASFIESTVADLKKQLGDDKVILALSGGVDSSVTAVLLNKAIGKNLTCIFVDHGLLRKNEFEKVMDDYEHLGLNVIGVNAKEKFYRELHGVTDPEQKRKIIGKGFIDVFDEEAKKLKDIKWLGQGTIYPDVIESLSITGTVIKSHHNVGGLPDTMKLKLVEPLRLLFKDEVRRVGNELGMMPNLIKRHPFPGPGLGIRVLGEITPEKIEILQNADDIYISLMREWGLYDKIWQAGSILLPVRSVGVMGDERTYDYTIALRAVTSTDAMTADWAQLPYDFLAKVSNEIINKVKGVNRVVYDISSKPPATIEWE